From the genome of Dehalococcoidales bacterium:
TGCGAGGGAAACGTGAACCCGTCCACGCCTACAGGGTGGTCGATTGCTATGACCTGAGGGATGATAGCCAGAACAGCCGGATTCTGGTGGCAACCGGATAGCATACGGAGAAGACAATGGGAATTAAGGTAATAGAATATAACGAAGTACAGGTAACCGCCACACCCGCTGCGCGTGAGCTGCCCGACATTTCCGGGCTGGTAGAGAAAGCGGCGGCTGGTGATCTTGAAGCCTTCAGTGAAATCTACGAGGTATGCCTTAATCCGATATACCGATATGTTCTCTATCATGTCAGGGACATGATGACGGCTGAGGATGTCACCGAGGACGTGTTTATTAAGGCGTGGAAGGCAATCGAATCCTGCAAAGGAAGGGGTCGGACATTTATGCCGTGGCTCTACCGCATTGCTCATAATCACACAATCAACGTGCTTAAGAAAACACAAAAAAGCGTGTCACTGGAGACAGAAACACTCGTCGAGGCGGACGGTCCTGAAAAACAAGTCGCAGCCAGGTTCAGTCGGGAAACACTACTGGATGCGACAGGACGCTTGCCTCCGAACCAG
Proteins encoded in this window:
- a CDS encoding sigma-70 family RNA polymerase sigma factor, which gives rise to MGIKVIEYNEVQVTATPAARELPDISGLVEKAAAGDLEAFSEIYEVCLNPIYRYVLYHVRDMMTAEDVTEDVFIKAWKAIESCKGRGRTFMPWLYRIAHNHTINVLKKTQKSVSLETETLVEADGPEKQVAARFSRETLLDATGRLPPNQKQVIILKFIEGLDNREIGEVMNKKEGAVRVLQMRALSRLRQQLGRTESEYAGWL